A genomic stretch from Arachis stenosperma cultivar V10309 chromosome 3, arast.V10309.gnm1.PFL2, whole genome shotgun sequence includes:
- the LOC130969046 gene encoding IQ domain-containing protein IQM1-like isoform X2: MGLSLSLLLSAWEEIVRHSLFSLSFNVNFGSKEGAVILRAGSFKRREPESSTVVVSNGSSSSSKLKEFRPEHVTLERNLSCVEDMKKKMNSGCGKEKLKQHKPVPVLSLPEAVVFSSPRPVSELDAAATKLQKVYKSYRTRRNLADCAVVVEELWWKALDFAALKRSSVSFFDVEKQESAVSRWARARTRAAKVGKGLSKDDKAQKLALQHWLEAIDPRHRYGHNLHLYYDIWFESQSTQPFFYWLDVGDGKEINLEKCPRTTLQRQCIKYLGPKEREEYEVIVENGKLVYRQDGRPVDTDGKCKWIFVLSTTRSLYVGQKQKGMFQHSSFLAGAATTAAGRLVVHQGVLEAIWPYSGHYHPTEENFKEFISFLKEHNVDLSNVKRYAIDDDEPSIIGTNSFIATNESQPPKGPTQISQPGTATSINANKRDAKAKKEVKDKSFEAPIFDMSKRLSCKWSTGNGPRIGCVRDYPEHLQSRALEHVNLSPRPASARYGPIPSPRPSPKVRISPRLAYMGLPSPRTSIPAAS; this comes from the exons ATGGGATTATCACTTTCATTGCTCTTATCAGCTTGGGAAGAAATTGTTAGGCATTCACTGTTTAGTCTCTCATTCAACGTCAATTTTGGTTCCAAGGAAGGTGCGGTGATCTTGAGAGCAGGGAGCTTCAAGAGAAGAGAACCAGAATCAAGCACTGTGGTGGTTTCAAatggttcttcttcttcttccaagtTGAAGGAGTTTAGGCCAGAACATGTGACCCTTGAAAGGAACCTTTCATGTGTTGAAgacatgaagaagaagatgaattcagggtgtggaaaagaaaaattgaagcAGCATAAGCCTGTGCCTGTTCTATCTCTCCCTGAGGCTGTGGTTTTCTCTTCTCCGAGGCCGGTTAGCGAACTCGATGCAGCTGCCACTAAGCTGCAGAAGGTTTATAAGAGTTATCGTACCAGAAGAAACTTGGCAGATTGTGCTGTGGTGGTGGAGGAACTATG GTGGAAGGCATTGGATTTTGCTGCTCTTAAAAGGAGTTCAGTTTCATTCTTTGATGTGGAGAAACAAGAATCTGCTGTGTCAAGGTGGGCAAGGGCAAGAACAAGAGCAGCTAAG GTTGGTAAAGGTTTGTCCAAGGATGATAAGGCACAAAAATTGGCCCTTCAACATTGGCTTGAAGCT ATTGACCCACGTCATCGTTACGGACACAATTTGCACTTGTATTATGATATTTGGTTTGAAAGCCAAAGCACTCAACCATTCTTCTACTG GTTGGATGTTGGAGATGGTAAAGAAATTAATCTTGAGAAGTGTCCAAGGACCACTTTACAGCGCCAGTGCATTAAATATCTTGGACCA aaagaaagggaagaaTATGAAGTGATTGTTGAGAATGGGAAATTGGTGTATAGACAAGATGGGAGGCCTGTGGATACTGATGGAAAGTGCAAATGGATATTTGTTCTCAGCACCACAAGGTCCTTGTATGTGGGACAAAAGCAGAAGGGTATGTTTCAGCATTCAAGTTTTCTTGCCGGTGCTGCAACAACAGCTGCAGGCAGATTAGTTGTTcatcaaggtgttcttgag GCAATTTGGCCATATAGTGGTCACTACCACCCAACAGAAGAGAACTTCAAAGAATTCATAAGCTTCCTTAAAGAGCACAATGTAGACCTCTCTAATGTCAAG AGATATGCTATAGATGATGATGAACCTTCAATTATTGGTACCAATTCATTTATTGCCACTAATGAATCACAACCACCAAAAGGTCCCACTCAAATTTCTCAACCAGGCACAGCAACTTCAATCAATGCCAACAAGAGAGATGCAAAAGCTAAGAAAGAGGTTAAGGATAAGAGTTTTGAGGCTCCAATATTTGACATGTCTAAGAGGCTATCTTGCAAGTGGTCCACTGGGAATGGACCAAGAATTGGGTGTGTCCGTGACTACCCAGAACACCTTCAATCAAGGGCACTGGAGCACGTTAACTTGTCACCAAGACCCGCGTCTGCTCGCTATGGCCCAATTCCGTCACCTAGGCCCAGCCCAAAAGTTAGGATATCACCTAGGCTTGCATACATGGGCCTACCAAGCCCAAGAACCTCTATTCCCGCTGCAAGTTGA
- the LOC130969046 gene encoding IQ domain-containing protein IQM1-like isoform X1 — translation MGLSLSLLLSAWEEIVRHSLFSLSFNVNFGSKEGAVILRAGSFKRREPESSTVVVSNGSSSSSKLKEFRPEHVTLERNLSCVEDMKKKMNSGCGKEKLKQHKPVPVLSLPEAVVFSSPRPVSELDAAATKLQKVYKSYRTRRNLADCAVVVEELWWKALDFAALKRSSVSFFDVEKQESAVSRWARARTRAAKVGKGLSKDDKAQKLALQHWLEAIDPRHRYGHNLHLYYDIWFESQSTQPFFYWLDVGDGKEINLEKCPRTTLQRQCIKYLGPKEREEYEVIVENGKLVYRQDGRPVDTDGKCKWIFVLSTTRSLYVGQKQKGMFQHSSFLAGAATTAAGRLVVHQGVLEAIWPYSGHYHPTEENFKEFISFLKEHNVDLSNVKQRYAIDDDEPSIIGTNSFIATNESQPPKGPTQISQPGTATSINANKRDAKAKKEVKDKSFEAPIFDMSKRLSCKWSTGNGPRIGCVRDYPEHLQSRALEHVNLSPRPASARYGPIPSPRPSPKVRISPRLAYMGLPSPRTSIPAAS, via the exons ATGGGATTATCACTTTCATTGCTCTTATCAGCTTGGGAAGAAATTGTTAGGCATTCACTGTTTAGTCTCTCATTCAACGTCAATTTTGGTTCCAAGGAAGGTGCGGTGATCTTGAGAGCAGGGAGCTTCAAGAGAAGAGAACCAGAATCAAGCACTGTGGTGGTTTCAAatggttcttcttcttcttccaagtTGAAGGAGTTTAGGCCAGAACATGTGACCCTTGAAAGGAACCTTTCATGTGTTGAAgacatgaagaagaagatgaattcagggtgtggaaaagaaaaattgaagcAGCATAAGCCTGTGCCTGTTCTATCTCTCCCTGAGGCTGTGGTTTTCTCTTCTCCGAGGCCGGTTAGCGAACTCGATGCAGCTGCCACTAAGCTGCAGAAGGTTTATAAGAGTTATCGTACCAGAAGAAACTTGGCAGATTGTGCTGTGGTGGTGGAGGAACTATG GTGGAAGGCATTGGATTTTGCTGCTCTTAAAAGGAGTTCAGTTTCATTCTTTGATGTGGAGAAACAAGAATCTGCTGTGTCAAGGTGGGCAAGGGCAAGAACAAGAGCAGCTAAG GTTGGTAAAGGTTTGTCCAAGGATGATAAGGCACAAAAATTGGCCCTTCAACATTGGCTTGAAGCT ATTGACCCACGTCATCGTTACGGACACAATTTGCACTTGTATTATGATATTTGGTTTGAAAGCCAAAGCACTCAACCATTCTTCTACTG GTTGGATGTTGGAGATGGTAAAGAAATTAATCTTGAGAAGTGTCCAAGGACCACTTTACAGCGCCAGTGCATTAAATATCTTGGACCA aaagaaagggaagaaTATGAAGTGATTGTTGAGAATGGGAAATTGGTGTATAGACAAGATGGGAGGCCTGTGGATACTGATGGAAAGTGCAAATGGATATTTGTTCTCAGCACCACAAGGTCCTTGTATGTGGGACAAAAGCAGAAGGGTATGTTTCAGCATTCAAGTTTTCTTGCCGGTGCTGCAACAACAGCTGCAGGCAGATTAGTTGTTcatcaaggtgttcttgag GCAATTTGGCCATATAGTGGTCACTACCACCCAACAGAAGAGAACTTCAAAGAATTCATAAGCTTCCTTAAAGAGCACAATGTAGACCTCTCTAATGTCAAG CAGAGATATGCTATAGATGATGATGAACCTTCAATTATTGGTACCAATTCATTTATTGCCACTAATGAATCACAACCACCAAAAGGTCCCACTCAAATTTCTCAACCAGGCACAGCAACTTCAATCAATGCCAACAAGAGAGATGCAAAAGCTAAGAAAGAGGTTAAGGATAAGAGTTTTGAGGCTCCAATATTTGACATGTCTAAGAGGCTATCTTGCAAGTGGTCCACTGGGAATGGACCAAGAATTGGGTGTGTCCGTGACTACCCAGAACACCTTCAATCAAGGGCACTGGAGCACGTTAACTTGTCACCAAGACCCGCGTCTGCTCGCTATGGCCCAATTCCGTCACCTAGGCCCAGCCCAAAAGTTAGGATATCACCTAGGCTTGCATACATGGGCCTACCAAGCCCAAGAACCTCTATTCCCGCTGCAAGTTGA